CAGGCAAAAAGAACCAATTTAGACGCGGAATTACAAGAAAATAAAGCCCAACTCCACAATCTAGAAACAAAACAAGCCACCTTGCAAAAGGAGTGGAGAACATGAGCCGAATAGATATCGCCGAACTAAATGATTTTCTCCACGGTTTGCGAAGTAGCAATGCAGCAGCCAAAGAAATGGTCAAAAAAATTAAGGAAGCAACTACGGACTATGCCCAAGACAACAGCCTAAAAGGAGAAGCAGTCACCACATCGAAACGCTATTTTTCCAGCACCTACTCAAGCATCACCAAAAGTATCATTGAAGCACTAGACGAAACCGAAGAACGGCTATCCCAATACATCCGCGAGTTTGGTGCCCAAGTAGATAGTTCACCTTCAGCTCGGATCGATGCAGAAGTCTTACAAGAAGCAATGGCGAAAGTCAGCCAACTCCAGCGAAAAGAAGAAGACTTACACCGCCAATTAACCGCGCCCAACACCAAACCAGACATGCAACAAGTCTATGTCGTGAAATCAAGAAGTGTCCATACGCAATTACTCCAGGCAATAGAAAATGAGAACATCCTAGAAAGATACTTGGATTTCGAACGAAGCCATGGCCAATTTTTCAGCGCCTTGGTTGAACTCATTTACGCGACCGGACGAGCCGTGCAAGAATTGCTACATAATGTGACCTTTAACGATAAAACAGGCACTTACTCAATACCAACTAACACAACGAATAGTATACAATCAATGAAAAAAGCACTAGATAAAGCTCGAACCGCAAACAACAAAGATCCTTACCCAGATTGCTTGGAAGATTACACCTTGTTAGCGTATACTTATGTCAATGATAAGGGCAAAACCGTGACAATGTGGTTGCTTGAAAAAGACGGAAAACGAGCTAGCAACAAGGAATTACAAAACTTCCTCGAAGAACATGGCGAGGAACTAAACCCAATCCTATACACGGAACTTTCCGGCGAAGAACTCGAACGCAAAGTAAACGATGTCTGGAAAGATGGCGTCAACTACTTAAGCGGTCAAAAATTATCCGGAGCTAGTGCAGGAATATTAAAAACTTCCGCCTATGTCGCGAGCATGAAAGACGCAATGGATGATACCGGCTTAACGGATATGACATTAAGTTTAGGATTTGGGGTTGCGGCAGCGAGGAATCCTCCTATTATTAATAAAGACTCTACAGCATCTTCAAAAGCAAAGTGGACTC
The nucleotide sequence above comes from Listeria ivanovii subsp. londoniensis. Encoded proteins:
- a CDS encoding T7SS effector LXG polymorphic toxin, producing MSRIDIAELNDFLHGLRSSNAAAKEMVKKIKEATTDYAQDNSLKGEAVTTSKRYFSSTYSSITKSIIEALDETEERLSQYIREFGAQVDSSPSARIDAEVLQEAMAKVSQLQRKEEDLHRQLTAPNTKPDMQQVYVVKSRSVHTQLLQAIENENILERYLDFERSHGQFFSALVELIYATGRAVQELLHNVTFNDKTGTYSIPTNTTNSIQSMKKALDKARTANNKDPYPDCLEDYTLLAYTYVNDKGKTVTMWLLEKDGKRASNKELQNFLEEHGEELNPILYTELSGEELERKVNDVWKDGVNYLSGQKLSGASAGILKTSAYVASMKDAMDDTGLTDMTLSLGFGVAAARNPPIINKDSTASSKAKWTPPEAKQTVSGEKWNNYFKEKYGVGNVQWKPNSLDDIISGPERLYGSTKNEIKSILGEGWAESTYGSVGNGWKFTNEGDGMVFFHPGDGIHGGSYYGFSTGDTGKVKIVGEDYIDFSNDKATIIKFGGE